GAGTAAATCATCGGCGCTTATTGATTGAGCAAGCAATAGCGCCCGTTGGGAAAGCTGATAAGCCTCCGTAAGTTGTTGATTTTGTTCGTAAAGTCCACCTAAAGCACCAATTGCAAAGGACTCGGCTCTGCGGTCTTGAATGGATTGAGCCTGCCGCAACGCGACAGTTAATAACTCGGCAATCCTTGATGTGGTAATTGGACGAGCATTTGCATCTTTAATCTTCATCAAGCATTCGCTCAAATTGATGCTCAGATAAACACTGCGACGGCTAGGCTGCAATTTCGTCAGCTCTGGTTCGATCTGTTGCCATAGTGGTTGAACTTGTTGGAGACGATCGCTTTCAACGAGCAAACTTAAATTTAAAGCCTGTGCTTCTAAGCGCAGAATGCTTACAGGCGAAGTTTTTGCGGCTTGTTCATATTTTTGTAAAGCGCCATCTATATCTTTGATAAACCTGAAGTTATTGCCAATGCTGATTAATGTGGCACTGCTCTCGGCAGGATTGTTTAGGTTTTGAGCGATCGCTAAGCTTTGTTCGAGGATTTTTTGAGACTTGGCAAGATCTCCAAGGGTCTGTAGGGTCGTGCCGAGGCTATGCAGTGCTACAGATTTAAGGAGTGAGTCTGGTTGCTTTTGGAGACGTAATTCGATCGCTTCTAATTGTTCGCTCGCTAGACGAAATAGCCCTAAAGCTTGCAGTGCTTGTGCTTGATTGGTTTGACTTCCTAATAGCCCAATTTCGTCATCGAGTTGGGTGTATCGTTCCGCCGCTATTTTCCAATTGTCTAGGGCAGCTTGGGGATTGCCCATAGCAAGTCGCAGGCTACCCTGTGTATTGCTGATTCTTGCCGCGATCGCTAGTCCTTCTTTACTCGCTAATAGTTGTCTATCCAGTAAATTTGCACTCTGGGCTATCGTTTCTTGAGCTTGATCCCACTCGCCAAGTTCTTGATAAGCCATTGAGAGATAATTTAGGCACAGCGCCTCATTTAATTGAGCGCGTAATTTTTCAGTTACGGTATTTTGGCGAAGACGATAGGTGAATAGAGCTTTTTGCCATGTGGCTACGGCTTCGGTAAGGTTGCCTTGTGCATAGAGGCGGCTTCCTTGCTCTAGCAATGAAGGCTGATTGGACTGGGATAATTGCGTTGATAGGTTGTTGGGATTATCCGCAGTTTGGTTACGGGTAGCGATCGCAGGTTGGATAAATGCGATTGAGCAGTAGGTAGCGATCGCCAACATCAACAGGAATGTCAGTTTCTTTTTATTAATTATTTGCCAGAACTTTCGAGCAGTAGCGATCGCAAATTTCATGTTTTTTATCTCTATCTATTTATTTGGATTTGTAGGACAAATAACGGGCGATCGCCACACTGGCTCTGATGGCGAGTCCGCATAGGCTAATAGTTTCAAGTTTCCATTTGCATCTTTTTCCCATCCTTGGGCTTCGATTTGGGGGATAGGTTGCGTGGCAACTGGTTGAGTGGACTGAGTGGCAACTTGATTTGAAGTGGTTTGAGCCGTGGGGTTTGATTGTGTCGAGGGGATCTCGGACAATCGTAAATCTCGCCAAATCGCCTGACTGGAGATTGTTTGGGTGGCATCAGTTGGAGCGCCGCCACGTCCAGTAGAGATTAGCTCATTACCTCGAAAGCGATCGCAAGCCGCCACAATTTGGTTATTGGTATCGGTTAAGTTATCAGGAAGTTTGACTAAACCTCGGCTGAGATCGTTATCAGGCGATCGAATTTCCACCAGCCCATTAAATTGTGTGCCTAAAGCTGAGGTTGCCGTAATGTCACTGAAAGGAGTCAAGCGATTCAACGATTGAAACCCGATCACACCTTTAGCGGTGATAATCACTTGTCCACCGAAGCTATTCAATGAGTTAGCAGTGATATTGCTATTTTCTAAGGGAACTGCCACCAAAAAGTCGGTGTTAATCCGAATGTTTCCACCTGTCGCATTACCTAAGGCATTGGTGGAGATACTGCTCGCATTTCGCAAAAGTGTCAGTGTGGAGTTTATGTTAATGTTGCCGCGAGAACCACTCAACGAATCAATATTTATCCGTCCACCATTAAGCAAGATAGATGGCGAAGTAATGGTAATGTTACCCACTGAACCACTTCCAGGGAAGGTGGTACTATTACTGCGAAAGTTGCTTGCACTGATAAGACCACCATCACGTACAGTCAATTGATCGCTATTAACGACAATATCGCCTCCATTTCCCGTACCAAAAATAGCATTGGCAAATAAACCACTGCGTCCCCGCTCAACCTGTCCAGAGATATCGATTAACTTCGCATTCACCACTAAGTTCCCTGCGTTGCCACTACCAGCAGTCCCAACAGAAACCTGCGCTCCGTTGTTAATAGATAGATTGTCTGATGTAATTGTCAGTATGCCCCCATTTCCTGTTGAGCCTGCTTCTGCTGCGGATGAGATACCTGTCGGAGAATTATTAGTCCCGAATAGGCTGATGTTTTTTGCGATAACCTCTAGATCACCTGCATTACCCCTTCCAAAAGTACTAGTTATGAGACTCGCACCATTCAAGATTTGCAGGTTATCAGTAGTGACTGTAATTTTGCCACTATTGCCCGTCGCCGTTCGGCGCAGAACTTGAGAGAGTATACCACTGGGATAGAAAGCTGGAAGAATAGCAGATCTCCCCGATAAAATTATTTCACTAGCATTAACTTTGATCTCACCAGCATTCCCAGCACCCAATACCCCAGCACTAATTTGCGCTCCGTCTATCACTTCTAATTTTTTTGTAGCGATCGTAATATTGCTGCCATTTCCCGTAGAAGTTGATGATGTGTCTGTAAATATACCACTAGCGAAAGGGCGGTTAGATTCTCCCCTTGCTGAGAGAAGTTCGGTAGCGCGGACAAATATCTCTCCTCCATTGCCATTTCCTAGGGATGAAGATAGCAGAACTGAACCATTATTTAGGGTTACTTGTCTACCTTGCACCTGAATGCTGCCTCCACCATTGATCCCGCTTACATCCACTAAAGCAGCTTGCTCCAGTCGAATATTGCCAAGATTAGGAGCATTATCGTAATTTAATAGCCATCCACTAGCAGTTTGCGCGATCGCCACAAATCCGCTCCCCACAACGCTGCCAAGTTCGATGCGTCCACTATCTGCGGTCAATTTTGCGCCTTGAAGATTTATATCTCCACCAACAAAAGCCAAAGTACGCCCACTTGATACACCCAAAGGTGGGTTGGGAAATCGCAAAATTTCTAGAAAATCAGGGGGTCTATAATCTAGCCCAACGCCGAGACCCTGTGCGGCGATCGCGCCATTAGTTGTGCCGTTAAACTGTAAGCCAACGGGAGTACTTACTAATAATAGAGGTGAGGTTGTTTGTGTACTTGCATTAGCTCTAAATTCACTCCCATCTAGAAATCTAACGCTATTAGCTGTAGTCGCTAAAAATGAGCCTCCTATGTCCAAACTCGCATTTTGCCCAAAAACGATTCCATTAGGATTAATCAAAAACAAGTTGGCATTATTGGCTCTAATTACCCCATCAATGCTAGATATATTACCTCCAGTTATCCGAACTAGAATATTTTGAATAGCGAGTGGATTATCAAAAAATGCTGTCTCACCATTAATTAAGGAAAACTGGCTAAAACTGTGAAACAAGTTAGTATTTGCTGCTGTCCCTCCTGTAATAGTGAAAAGTGGTCCTCCACCAACAATAGAATTAGTTGGCAAAGTAGTATCAGGTACAATTTGTGCAAATACAAGTTCAGGAATGCTAATTACAGAAAGATTAGCTATGGCAAAGCCCAAGATCGTCATATTCCCAAAAAAGTTTTGCCATAAAATCTTCATATTAATAAAACCTTTATTACGTAACGCAATTTATCTATTATTCTGGTACTTCTATATCAACTTAAATTTAATTTACTGCAACGAAATAAGCCATTAGCTTTTAATATTATTGCTATATGTTGTATAGCAATCTTAAATGTGTTGTGAGAGTGCGCCCCAAAGGGGCTTACTCTCACAACCCTCCAAATCTTACAAATCATTTAGGATCGCTATATAGCGGCTCTAGTTTGGTTTGAAGAAACATCCCCTAAGGATCGCTGTATTGCTGGAAAATTAGTTTTGTAATCACTAGCAAAACTTATATGTGAGGAGATATATCTAGATGCAGTTACTGTGGAGACGCATGTTTTTTTGCGGACTGATCGCTATATTTGGTTGTTTGTTAGAAGATAATTCTATTTTAGCTCAATCTACTATACCGTCAAATCTAGTTCCATCTGTGCCTGTCCGACCAGAAGAATCTCCACGACGACTACCTCCTGTTGACCAACTACTAACTCCAAACAGTCCTCAAGTCGAACCAAATCGGGAAATACCTGACTCAACCAATACTTTTGTTGTGCAGGAGTTTCGAGTAATTGGTAGTACTGTGTTCTCGGCAGATGAGTTAGCTGCGGCTGTAAAGTCTTTTACTAATCGTCCCATCAGTTTCAGTGAATTATTGCAAGCAAGGGCGGCGATCGCTGATTTATACATTCGTAACGGATACATCACATCAGGCGCTTTTATCCCTCCTCAAGAGACGAATAATGGCAATATCACAATTCAAGTCGTTGAAGGTAAGCTCGAAGAAATTCAGATCACAGGGACAAATCGCGTTAATCAAAGCTATATTCGCTCGCGTCTAGAGATAGCAACGGGCGCTCCTTTAAACCGCGATCGCTTGCTCAATGCTTTGCAATTATTGCAGCTCGATCCTTTATTCTCGTTTGTTTCTTCAGAACTCAAAACTGGCTCACAACTAGGAACAAGTATCTTAGCGGTTAAGGTTGACGAGGCAAATTCCTTTAATGTCAGGGCAAGCCTTGATAATTATGCGTCTCCTAGTGTTGGGCAGTTATCGCGACAGATTGAAATAAGCGATCGCAATTTACTGGGCTTAGGAGATCGCATTATCGCCACCTATGGCAATACCGATGGTCGAAATCAGTATAATCTCAGCTATACATTGCCAGTTAATGCCTATAACGGAACCTTGAGCTTTTTGTTTAGTAATACCAACAGCAATGTGGTCGAATCCGAATTCAAAATTCTGGATATTTTCTCCAACTCTACAAATTACGAATTAACTTTTCGCCAACCACTCGTTCAAACTCCTGCCCAAGAATTTGCTCTCGGTTT
This genomic stretch from Pseudanabaena galeata CCNP1313 harbors:
- a CDS encoding two-partner secretion domain-containing protein, with the translated sequence MKILWQNFFGNMTILGFAIANLSVISIPELVFAQIVPDTTLPTNSIVGGGPLFTITGGTAANTNLFHSFSQFSLINGETAFFDNPLAIQNILVRITGGNISSIDGVIRANNANLFLINPNGIVFGQNASLDIGGSFLATTANSVRFLDGSEFRANASTQTTSPLLLVSTPVGLQFNGTTNGAIAAQGLGVGLDYRPPDFLEILRFPNPPLGVSSGRTLAFVGGDINLQGAKLTADSGRIELGSVVGSGFVAIAQTASGWLLNYDNAPNLGNIRLEQAALVDVSGINGGGSIQVQGRQVTLNNGSVLLSSSLGNGNGGEIFVRATELLSARGESNRPFASGIFTDTSSTSTGNGSNITIATKKLEVIDGAQISAGVLGAGNAGEIKVNASEIILSGRSAILPAFYPSGILSQVLRRTATGNSGKITVTTDNLQILNGASLITSTFGRGNAGDLEVIAKNISLFGTNNSPTGISSAAEAGSTGNGGILTITSDNLSINNGAQVSVGTAGSGNAGNLVVNAKLIDISGQVERGRSGLFANAIFGTGNGGDIVVNSDQLTVRDGGLISASNFRSNSTTFPGSGSVGNITITSPSILLNGGRINIDSLSGSRGNININSTLTLLRNASSISTNALGNATGGNIRINTDFLVAVPLENSNITANSLNSFGGQVIITAKGVIGFQSLNRLTPFSDITATSALGTQFNGLVEIRSPDNDLSRGLVKLPDNLTDTNNQIVAACDRFRGNELISTGRGGAPTDATQTISSQAIWRDLRLSEIPSTQSNPTAQTTSNQVATQSTQPVATQPIPQIEAQGWEKDANGNLKLLAYADSPSEPVWRSPVICPTNPNK
- a CDS encoding ShlB/FhaC/HecB family hemolysin secretion/activation protein — encoded protein: MQLLWRRMFFCGLIAIFGCLLEDNSILAQSTIPSNLVPSVPVRPEESPRRLPPVDQLLTPNSPQVEPNREIPDSTNTFVVQEFRVIGSTVFSADELAAAVKSFTNRPISFSELLQARAAIADLYIRNGYITSGAFIPPQETNNGNITIQVVEGKLEEIQITGTNRVNQSYIRSRLEIATGAPLNRDRLLNALQLLQLDPLFSFVSSELKTGSQLGTSILAVKVDEANSFNVRASLDNYASPSVGQLSRQIEISDRNLLGLGDRIIATYGNTDGRNQYNLSYTLPVNAYNGTLSFLFSNTNSNVVESEFKILDIFSNSTNYELTFRQPLVQTPAQEFALGLTASHSDSFTTLLKLPIPLSAGSDDFGKTKLSALRFFQDYTQRSSEDVIALRSQISLGLGGFLNSTVNLKSPDSSFVAWRGQLQYIRALAEDTLLIVSGGLQFADRPLPAAEKFSLGGSQNGRGYRQDVLVGDGGMNVSLEARLPIVRVPELQGLLQLVPFIDLGSVWNNEGSASTSNWILGTGLGLRWQMGDRLTAKLDYGLPLISIRNNRQDSSIYFSLSYKLF